One window of the Alkalispirillum mobile genome contains the following:
- the recQ gene encoding DNA helicase RecQ produces MSNVVDHSTVETADPASDLLHRVFGFREFRGQQGDVVRHVSAGGDALVVMPTGGGKSLCYQLPALLRPGAAIVVSPLIALMQDQVRALRQAGVRAASLDSTRTLDELREIEQGLLQGELDLVYMAPERLMTPRMQELLQRARIALFAIDEAHCVSQWGHDFRPEYLQLSVLHERFPDVPRIALTATADARTREEIARRLGLEAARQFLSSFDRPNIRYRVTPRRNARDQLWRFLQNEHPEDAGIVYCLSRRKVDDMAEWLNSKGREALPYHAGLDSATRQRNQQRFIEEEGLIVVATVAFGMGIDKPDVRFVAHLDLPRSVEAYYQETGRAGRDGLPANAWMSYGLQDVITLRQMLDSSEAAEEHKRVERHRLEAMLAFCELTGCRRQSLLGYFGEDLSEPCGNCDTCLEPVETWDATEAARKALSAVYRTGQTFGVSHLVDVLRGRETDRARQFGHHRLSVFGIGADMEPGQWRTIFRQLVALGLVDVDLDGYGGLRLAERCRPVLRGEQPLYLRRDPAPVRGRKKRGVPDAPFDRPEDEQLFNALRSCRRELAKEQGVPPYMIFHDATLREIVEARPDTLAQLAEINGVGERKLELYGDEFLGVVREQL; encoded by the coding sequence ATGTCTAACGTAGTGGATCATAGTACCGTCGAAACGGCTGATCCGGCATCGGACCTGCTGCACCGGGTGTTCGGTTTCCGCGAATTCCGCGGCCAGCAGGGGGATGTCGTGCGCCACGTGAGCGCCGGGGGCGATGCCCTGGTGGTCATGCCCACCGGTGGTGGCAAATCGCTTTGCTACCAGTTGCCGGCACTGCTGCGGCCGGGGGCGGCCATCGTGGTCTCGCCGCTGATCGCGCTGATGCAGGATCAGGTGCGGGCGCTGCGCCAGGCGGGCGTGCGTGCCGCCTCGCTCGATTCCACTCGCACCCTTGATGAGCTGCGGGAGATCGAACAGGGCCTGCTGCAGGGCGAGCTGGATCTGGTCTACATGGCCCCCGAGCGGCTGATGACCCCGCGCATGCAGGAGCTGCTGCAGCGGGCGCGGATCGCGCTGTTCGCCATTGACGAGGCGCACTGCGTCTCCCAGTGGGGGCACGACTTCCGGCCGGAATATCTGCAGCTCAGCGTCCTGCACGAGCGCTTCCCCGACGTGCCCCGCATTGCCCTGACGGCCACGGCGGATGCCCGCACCCGCGAGGAGATCGCCCGCCGGCTCGGGCTGGAAGCGGCCCGGCAGTTCCTCTCCAGCTTCGACCGGCCCAACATCCGCTACCGGGTGACGCCGCGCCGCAATGCCCGCGACCAGCTCTGGCGCTTCCTGCAGAACGAACACCCGGAGGATGCGGGTATCGTCTACTGCCTGTCGCGGCGCAAGGTGGACGACATGGCGGAGTGGCTGAACAGCAAGGGCCGGGAGGCGCTGCCCTACCACGCCGGCCTGGATTCGGCCACGCGCCAACGCAATCAGCAGCGTTTCATCGAGGAGGAGGGGCTGATTGTGGTGGCCACCGTTGCCTTCGGCATGGGGATCGACAAGCCGGACGTGCGCTTCGTGGCCCACCTGGACCTGCCCCGCAGCGTGGAGGCGTACTACCAGGAGACTGGCCGTGCCGGGCGGGACGGCCTGCCGGCCAATGCCTGGATGAGCTACGGGTTGCAGGACGTGATCACCCTGCGCCAGATGCTGGACAGCTCCGAGGCGGCGGAGGAGCACAAGCGGGTGGAGCGGCACCGGCTGGAGGCCATGCTGGCGTTCTGCGAACTCACCGGGTGCCGCCGCCAGTCCCTGCTCGGTTATTTCGGCGAGGACCTGTCGGAGCCCTGCGGCAATTGCGACACCTGCCTGGAGCCGGTGGAGACCTGGGATGCAACCGAAGCCGCGCGCAAGGCCCTGTCTGCCGTCTACCGGACCGGCCAGACGTTCGGGGTCAGCCACCTGGTGGATGTGTTGCGGGGCCGGGAGACCGACCGGGCGAGGCAGTTCGGCCACCATCGGCTGTCCGTCTTTGGCATCGGGGCGGACATGGAGCCGGGGCAGTGGCGCACGATCTTCCGCCAGTTGGTTGCCCTGGGCCTGGTCGACGTGGACCTGGATGGCTACGGCGGGCTGCGTCTGGCCGAGCGGTGCCGGCCGGTGCTGCGGGGCGAGCAGCCGCTCTACCTGCGCCGCGACCCGGCCCCGGTACGGGGCCGGAAAAAGCGGGGGGTGCCGGATGCGCCCTTCGACCGGCCGGAGGACGAGCAACTTTTCAACGCCCTGCGCAGCTGCCGCCGCGAGTTGGCCAAGGAGCAGGGGGTTCCCCCTTACATGATCTTCCATGACGCCACTCTGCGTGAGATCGTGGAGGCGCGCCCCGATACACTGGCGCAACTGGCCGAGATCAACGGCGTGGGCGAGCGCAAACTGGAGCTCTACGGTGATGAGTTCCTGGGCGTGGTGAGGGAACAGCTTTAA
- a CDS encoding NAD-dependent succinate-semialdehyde dehydrogenase, whose amino-acid sequence MVQSPLLPNLHGYIDGAWTPADSGECFSVSNPVNGDELARVSSLGADETRRAIDAAQAALRAGSSLEERQAWLDSIVDTLKAHKKEVGRILTLEHGKPLKEAEGEVLYAAGFFEYCARNLYSLGPRTLHERPKDATWTVYNRPAGVVGLVTPWNFPIGMIAKKLSAAIAAGCPSVIKPSSKTPLTMIALFTLMDREVDLPPGFVNLVTGSSGPIGDTLMEDDRVRVVSFTGSTEVGRKLIKASAPGVKKLTLELGGNAPFIVFADTDLDKAADHLIANKFRGGGQTCVCANRILVEASAEEAFAEKVATRAAKLKVGDGMEPDTDLGPLIDRNGYEKVRRHFNDAVENGATVVLGEDPGEIHDDWGGFFPPAVLRGVQPGMDCTCEETFGPLVPITPFRDEDHALKLANDTEFGLAAYLFTQNEARAQRIIPALEFAHVGHNTGTGPTPEAPFGGMKSSGWGREGGTEGLFEFVEPQTVPRGN is encoded by the coding sequence ATGGTCCAATCCCCCCTGCTGCCGAACCTGCACGGCTACATCGACGGCGCCTGGACACCCGCCGACAGCGGCGAGTGTTTTTCCGTGAGCAACCCGGTGAACGGCGATGAGCTGGCACGGGTTTCGTCCCTGGGGGCCGATGAGACCCGACGGGCGATTGACGCCGCCCAGGCCGCCCTGCGCGCGGGCAGTAGCCTGGAGGAACGCCAGGCGTGGCTCGACAGCATCGTCGACACCCTCAAGGCCCACAAAAAAGAAGTGGGCCGCATCCTCACCCTGGAGCACGGCAAACCGCTGAAGGAGGCGGAGGGCGAAGTACTCTACGCCGCCGGCTTTTTCGAGTACTGCGCGCGCAACCTCTATTCCCTAGGGCCGCGCACCCTGCACGAGCGGCCCAAGGACGCGACCTGGACGGTCTACAACCGGCCTGCCGGTGTCGTGGGGCTGGTCACCCCCTGGAACTTCCCCATCGGTATGATCGCCAAGAAGCTCTCGGCCGCCATCGCCGCCGGTTGCCCCAGCGTAATCAAGCCCTCCTCCAAGACGCCGCTCACCATGATCGCGCTGTTTACGCTCATGGACCGGGAAGTGGACCTGCCCCCCGGTTTCGTCAACCTGGTCACCGGGTCCTCCGGCCCCATCGGGGACACCCTCATGGAGGATGACCGCGTCCGGGTGGTGAGCTTCACCGGCTCCACCGAGGTGGGGCGCAAGCTCATCAAGGCCAGCGCGCCCGGGGTCAAAAAGCTGACCCTGGAGTTGGGTGGTAACGCGCCCTTCATCGTTTTTGCCGACACCGACCTGGACAAGGCGGCGGACCACCTGATCGCCAACAAATTCCGCGGTGGCGGCCAGACCTGCGTCTGCGCCAACCGCATCCTGGTCGAGGCCTCGGCAGAGGAGGCCTTCGCTGAGAAAGTGGCAACACGCGCCGCCAAGCTGAAGGTGGGTGACGGGATGGAGCCGGACACCGACCTGGGCCCGCTCATCGACCGTAACGGCTACGAGAAGGTCCGCCGGCACTTTAATGACGCCGTGGAAAACGGCGCCACCGTCGTGCTGGGCGAGGACCCGGGCGAGATCCACGACGACTGGGGCGGCTTCTTCCCCCCGGCCGTGCTCCGCGGGGTCCAGCCCGGCATGGACTGCACCTGCGAGGAGACCTTCGGCCCCCTGGTGCCCATCACCCCCTTTCGGGATGAGGACCACGCCCTGAAACTGGCCAATGACACCGAGTTCGGGTTGGCCGCCTATCTGTTCACCCAGAACGAGGCCCGGGCCCAGCGCATCATCCCGGCGCTGGAGTTCGCCCACGTGGGGCATAACACCGGCACCGGCCCGACGCCGGAGGCCCCCTTCGGCGGTATGAAATCCAGCGGCTGGGGGCGCGAGGGGGGCACCGAAGGGCTGTTCGAGTTCGTCGAGCCGCAGACGGTCCCGCGGGGCAACTGA
- a CDS encoding pyridoxal phosphate-dependent aminotransferase, with product MVADPVELEYSETPEPMWNPALRALPIPGIRRMVNMAAEMEDVIHLSIGQPDFPVPEHVIEAHIDALRHGQTGYTMDAGLPELLEAIAEYYSERYHRPLTPDNVLVTTGATEAIYLALAATAAPGRQFLVPDPCFPLYAPLIRMNGGEVKPIPTRAENGHQLDPQEVIDSIGMRTFGIILNSPNNPTGTVYPRETIEAIVQEAAYRGVYVYSDEVYDHLLLDDLKYASVLNCTSDLDHVMMMSSFSKTYSMSGLRIGWIISSQGAIKKLRRFHIFTTTVANTPAQWAGVAALKGEKSCLDHMVEEYRRRRDRVVQLVSDAPHLTGYWPQGAFYIFPSLPQNTDATTVAIRMLQETGVCVVPGDAFGDSCPNSLRISFSASMNDIEEAFERMIPWLAKQRF from the coding sequence ATGGTGGCGGATCCGGTCGAGCTGGAGTACTCCGAAACCCCGGAACCCATGTGGAATCCGGCCCTGAGGGCGCTGCCCATTCCGGGCATCCGGCGCATGGTCAATATGGCCGCCGAGATGGAGGACGTGATCCACCTGTCCATCGGCCAGCCCGACTTCCCGGTGCCCGAACATGTGATCGAGGCCCACATCGACGCGCTGCGTCACGGCCAGACCGGTTACACCATGGACGCAGGGCTACCGGAACTGCTCGAGGCGATCGCGGAGTATTACTCCGAGCGCTACCACCGTCCGTTGACTCCGGATAATGTGCTGGTCACCACCGGTGCCACGGAGGCGATCTACCTGGCACTGGCCGCCACCGCGGCTCCGGGGCGGCAGTTCCTGGTGCCGGACCCCTGTTTTCCCCTTTACGCCCCGCTGATCCGGATGAATGGCGGGGAGGTGAAGCCGATACCGACCCGGGCAGAGAACGGCCACCAGCTCGACCCGCAGGAGGTGATCGACAGTATAGGGATGCGAACCTTCGGCATCATCCTGAACTCGCCGAACAACCCCACCGGCACGGTCTATCCGCGGGAGACCATAGAGGCCATCGTGCAGGAGGCCGCCTACCGGGGCGTCTACGTGTATAGCGACGAGGTGTATGACCACCTGCTGCTGGACGACCTGAAGTACGCCAGCGTGCTCAACTGCACCTCCGACCTGGACCACGTGATGATGATGTCCAGCTTCTCCAAGACGTACAGCATGTCTGGCCTGCGTATCGGCTGGATCATCTCCAGCCAGGGGGCGATCAAGAAGCTGCGGAGGTTCCACATCTTTACCACCACCGTGGCCAACACGCCGGCCCAATGGGCGGGGGTGGCGGCGCTCAAGGGAGAGAAATCCTGCCTGGACCACATGGTGGAGGAGTACCGCCGGCGCCGGGACCGGGTGGTGCAGCTGGTCAGCGACGCGCCCCATCTGACTGGTTACTGGCCCCAGGGGGCGTTTTACATCTTCCCGTCTTTGCCGCAGAACACCGACGCCACCACGGTGGCCATACGCATGCTGCAGGAGACCGGCGTTTGCGTGGTGCCCGGTGATGCCTTCGGCGACAGCTGCCCCAACTCGTTGCGCATCAGTTTCTCGGCGAGCATGAATGATATCGAAGAGGCCTTCGAGCGCATGATCCCCTGGCTGGCCAAGCAGCGGTTCTGA
- a CDS encoding TRAP transporter permease, producing the protein MNSQRQDNQKSPDEKDPQAQQGAPTVVADDVTEIPLGHNERDVIGWQRWLLYSICVLYTAFHLYSLNVAPIETWAFRISHVAGGLVIGFLLTTAATLNRTANPRALTTAQIVPLLAGATAIGYAAFCVGLAWYLREMGGQPNPPDWVFEHMRYALIGGTGIALLSSWVFRSPANRVHWPDWLLSLAAIVVAAFIIFALSRWRMAAGTSFVGTTEFLVSLTGIVLILEMTRRVAGLALVIITGVFLFYAFAGPWLPGILEHRGYSFPRFFSYVYTDNGILGPTTAVSSTYIILFITFAAFLQASKVGDYFVNFAFAAAGRARGGPAKVSIFASGLMGMINGTSAGNVVATGSLTIPLMKKVGYHPRSAGAIEAAASTGGQIMPPIMGAGAFIMAEITGIPYTELAVAAIIPAVLYFLSIYFMVDLEARKMGMTGLRRDQLPQLGEMLRKVYLFIPIIVLIGALFMGYSVIRAGTVAMLSAAVVSWLTPHWMGPRAILRALELGAKMVIPLVAVCACAGIIVGVISLTGVGARFASMLLGIAQVDVTIPLINWTIEGSGQLLAMFFAMCISILLGMGMPTTAAYAVAASVVAPGLQRLGIDPLVAHFFVFYFAVISAITPPVALAAYAASAIANTDPLRTSVTSFKVGLAAFIVPFMFFYSPALLGEGTWAEIARVVATASIGIYLLTASVQGWFFGHMVWYLRIGLLVGALSMIAGGWTTDLIGISIGGALVALQLIFKKRTGELAASADQAPKPPQT; encoded by the coding sequence ATGAATTCACAAAGGCAAGACAACCAGAAGTCACCCGACGAGAAGGACCCGCAAGCGCAGCAGGGCGCACCCACTGTCGTCGCCGACGACGTGACCGAGATTCCGCTCGGCCATAACGAGCGCGACGTCATCGGCTGGCAGCGCTGGCTGCTGTACAGCATCTGCGTGCTGTACACGGCGTTCCACCTGTATTCCCTCAACGTGGCGCCCATCGAGACCTGGGCGTTCCGCATCAGCCACGTGGCGGGCGGGCTGGTGATCGGCTTTCTGCTGACCACGGCGGCCACGTTGAACCGCACCGCCAATCCACGCGCCCTGACCACCGCGCAGATCGTCCCGCTGCTGGCCGGCGCAACGGCCATCGGCTATGCCGCCTTCTGCGTGGGCCTGGCGTGGTACCTGCGCGAGATGGGCGGCCAGCCCAACCCGCCGGACTGGGTCTTCGAGCACATGCGCTACGCGCTGATCGGCGGCACCGGCATCGCGCTGCTCTCCAGCTGGGTCTTCCGCAGCCCGGCCAACCGGGTGCACTGGCCGGACTGGCTGCTGTCACTGGCGGCCATCGTGGTGGCAGCGTTCATCATATTCGCCCTGTCGCGCTGGCGCATGGCGGCTGGCACCTCCTTCGTCGGCACCACCGAATTCCTGGTCTCGCTCACCGGTATCGTGCTCATCCTGGAGATGACACGCCGGGTCGCGGGCCTCGCGCTAGTGATTATCACCGGCGTTTTCCTGTTTTACGCCTTTGCGGGCCCCTGGCTGCCGGGCATCCTGGAGCATCGCGGTTACTCCTTCCCGCGCTTCTTCAGCTACGTCTATACGGACAACGGCATACTTGGGCCGACCACCGCGGTGTCGTCCACCTACATCATCCTGTTCATCACCTTCGCGGCCTTCCTGCAGGCCTCCAAGGTGGGTGACTACTTCGTGAACTTCGCCTTCGCCGCGGCCGGTCGCGCGCGGGGCGGGCCGGCCAAGGTGTCCATATTTGCCTCCGGCCTGATGGGCATGATCAACGGCACCTCAGCCGGTAACGTGGTGGCCACCGGCAGCCTCACCATCCCGCTGATGAAGAAGGTGGGCTACCACCCGCGCAGCGCCGGGGCCATCGAGGCAGCCGCCTCCACCGGTGGGCAGATCATGCCGCCGATCATGGGCGCCGGTGCCTTCATCATGGCGGAGATCACCGGCATCCCCTACACCGAGCTTGCGGTGGCGGCCATCATCCCGGCGGTGCTCTATTTCCTGTCCATCTACTTCATGGTGGACCTCGAGGCCCGCAAGATGGGCATGACCGGCCTGCGCAGGGATCAGCTGCCACAGCTGGGCGAGATGCTGCGCAAGGTTTACCTGTTCATCCCCATCATTGTGCTGATCGGCGCTCTGTTCATGGGCTACTCGGTGATCCGCGCCGGCACCGTGGCCATGCTCAGTGCCGCCGTGGTCTCCTGGCTGACACCGCACTGGATGGGCCCCAGGGCCATCCTGCGTGCGCTGGAGCTGGGCGCGAAGATGGTGATCCCGCTGGTGGCGGTCTGCGCCTGCGCCGGCATCATCGTCGGCGTTATCAGTCTCACCGGGGTGGGCGCACGGTTCGCGTCCATGCTGCTGGGCATCGCCCAGGTGGACGTGACCATTCCGCTAATCAACTGGACCATCGAGGGCAGCGGCCAACTGCTGGCGATGTTCTTCGCCATGTGCATCAGCATCCTGCTGGGCATGGGCATGCCCACGACGGCTGCCTACGCGGTGGCCGCATCGGTGGTGGCACCCGGCCTGCAACGGCTGGGCATCGACCCGCTGGTGGCGCACTTCTTCGTGTTCTACTTCGCGGTCATCTCGGCCATTACCCCGCCAGTGGCCCTGGCGGCGTACGCGGCATCGGCCATCGCCAACACCGACCCGCTGCGCACCTCGGTCACCTCCTTCAAGGTGGGACTAGCCGCGTTCATCGTGCCCTTCATGTTCTTCTACAGCCCCGCGCTGCTGGGTGAAGGCACCTGGGCCGAGATCGCTCGCGTGGTGGCAACCGCCAGTATCGGTATCTACCTGCTGACGGCTTCGGTGCAGGGCTGGTTCTTCGGCCACATGGTCTGGTACCTGCGGATCGGCCTGCTGGTCGGTGCCCTGTCGATGATCGCCGGTGGCTGGACCACCGACCTGATCGGCATCAGCATCGGCGGTGCACTGGTCGCACTGCAGCTGATCTTCAAGAAGCGGACCGGGGAACTGGCCGCTTCCGCCGACCAGGCACCCAAACCGCCGCAGACTTAA
- a CDS encoding AEC family transporter encodes MGSTIAALISVFGLIALGHILYRTGFAADGFWPTAERLTYYLALPALLVARLSEAPLHTLDLLPIITVLIGAVLLIYLAQWALLRPSTPDGGPAFTSVLQGSMRPNTYVGLATAIALFGDKGLTLAAISLAVLVPLVNILAVIALMRYGKKGERGGNGFIGSIVRNPLVMACVVGILLNVLTPGLPGAALMFLDGLGQAALPLGLMAVGAGLYWGEIGRSPGALALASVLKLLVLPMVTAVGGWLMGLDETTLAVLVLFSAVPASASCYILARQLGGDAVLMATILTVQTALAVITLPLVLGLTLWLF; translated from the coding sequence ATGGGGTCCACCATCGCCGCGCTCATCAGCGTGTTCGGGCTAATCGCCCTGGGGCATATCCTCTACCGCACCGGCTTTGCGGCCGACGGCTTCTGGCCCACCGCCGAGAGGCTGACCTACTACCTGGCCCTGCCCGCATTGCTGGTGGCCCGCCTGTCGGAGGCCCCCCTGCACACGTTGGACCTGCTGCCGATCATCACCGTCCTGATCGGCGCCGTGCTGCTCATTTACCTGGCGCAGTGGGCGCTGCTGCGGCCCAGCACACCAGACGGGGGGCCTGCCTTCACCTCCGTGCTGCAGGGGAGCATGCGGCCCAACACCTACGTGGGCCTGGCCACCGCCATCGCCCTTTTCGGCGACAAGGGGCTGACCCTCGCCGCCATCAGCCTGGCGGTACTGGTACCACTGGTGAACATCCTGGCCGTGATCGCGCTGATGCGCTACGGAAAAAAGGGGGAACGGGGCGGCAACGGGTTCATCGGCAGTATCGTGCGCAATCCGCTGGTAATGGCCTGTGTGGTGGGGATACTCCTCAACGTGTTGACCCCGGGGCTGCCGGGCGCCGCGCTGATGTTCCTGGACGGCCTGGGACAGGCCGCGCTGCCGCTGGGGCTGATGGCGGTGGGGGCCGGCCTGTACTGGGGGGAGATCGGGCGCAGCCCGGGCGCGCTGGCACTCGCCAGTGTGCTCAAGTTGCTGGTCCTGCCGATGGTCACCGCCGTCGGCGGCTGGCTGATGGGGCTGGACGAGACGACCCTGGCGGTGCTGGTACTGTTCAGCGCCGTGCCCGCCTCGGCCTCCTGTTACATCCTCGCCCGACAGTTGGGCGGCGACGCGGTGCTGATGGCCACCATCCTGACGGTGCAGACCGCGCTCGCGGTGATTACCCTGCCGCTCGTGCTGGGCCTCACGCTCTGGCTGTTTTGA
- a CDS encoding D-2-hydroxyacid dehydrogenase: MSANAQSVIALLTAVDEDIPPGLEALEGRARLIHTRTVDELRAALDEADILLVTDFNTDVVEQAWPAARKVRWVHATSAGVDRLLFPALRESDIPLTNARGIFDRHIAEYVLGLILTYAKDLHTTRDLQRAHRWQHRDTERIEGQRVLVVGAGSIGRQIARACGAMGMQVTGIASRDRDDDPDFQAVYGNDRLQAVLPEQDYVVIAAPLTPATEGLFDEALFRHMAGHARLINIGRGPIVRTDDLVAALQAGELAGAALDVFEEEPLPADHPLWAMDNVIISHHMAGDVVGWRRALSEQFIANLERWQQGEALHNQVDKGRGYVPPTP, translated from the coding sequence ATGTCAGCCAACGCACAATCGGTCATCGCCCTGCTGACCGCCGTGGACGAGGACATCCCGCCCGGCCTGGAGGCGCTGGAAGGTCGGGCGCGGCTCATCCACACCCGCACGGTGGATGAGCTACGCGCAGCGCTGGACGAGGCCGATATCCTGCTGGTCACCGATTTCAATACCGACGTGGTGGAACAGGCCTGGCCGGCCGCACGCAAGGTCCGTTGGGTGCACGCCACCTCCGCCGGCGTCGACCGGCTGCTCTTCCCGGCGCTGCGCGAAAGCGACATCCCGCTCACCAATGCCCGGGGCATCTTCGACCGCCACATCGCGGAGTACGTGCTTGGCCTGATCCTGACCTACGCCAAGGATCTCCACACCACGCGCGACCTGCAACGCGCGCATCGCTGGCAGCACCGTGACACCGAGCGTATCGAGGGCCAGCGGGTACTGGTGGTGGGGGCCGGCTCCATCGGCCGGCAGATCGCCCGCGCCTGCGGCGCCATGGGCATGCAGGTCACCGGCATCGCCAGCCGCGACCGCGACGACGACCCGGACTTCCAGGCGGTCTACGGCAATGACCGCTTGCAGGCCGTGCTGCCGGAGCAGGATTACGTGGTCATCGCCGCCCCGCTGACGCCGGCCACCGAAGGCCTTTTCGATGAAGCGCTATTCCGCCACATGGCCGGACACGCCCGGCTGATCAACATCGGGCGCGGCCCCATCGTCCGCACGGACGACCTGGTCGCCGCCCTGCAAGCCGGAGAGCTGGCCGGGGCCGCGCTGGATGTCTTCGAGGAGGAGCCGCTGCCCGCTGACCACCCGCTCTGGGCCATGGACAACGTGATCATCTCTCACCACATGGCCGGCGACGTGGTGGGCTGGCGGCGCGCGCTTTCCGAGCAGTTCATCGCCAACCTGGAGCGCTGGCAGCAGGGCGAGGCCCTGCACAACCAGGTGGACAAGGGCCGCGGTTACGTCCCGCCCACCCCCTGA
- a CDS encoding TAXI family TRAP transporter solute-binding subunit, with protein MFNSTRNVFVSLCAGAAVAAGGAAIADDRGDWPRSITVGTASQGGTYYIYGSGWANMVGESLDINAGAEVTGGPVQNATLVQTGDHEFGMVTMGPALAAWEGESELAPGLEHTDIRAVFPMYQTAFSVITLEGSGIESMEDLDGKTVGIGPSGGTSDMYFPQFFEQLGLNVRTRNGGASDQVGQLQDGLIDAFAFAAGIPISAFSQAEAQTDVNIFSVTEDEQAQLLEAFPELAASTIPADAYQTLDDDIHAISIWNFAITHKDMPESLVYGVTKTVMENNDEMVQIHGASKETLPENWEVNDWLPFHPGAVRWFEENGYDIPDDLRG; from the coding sequence ATGTTTAACAGCACCCGCAATGTATTCGTAAGCCTGTGCGCTGGCGCAGCGGTCGCAGCCGGTGGCGCCGCCATTGCCGACGATCGCGGCGACTGGCCCCGCAGCATCACCGTGGGCACCGCCAGCCAGGGCGGCACCTACTACATTTACGGTTCCGGCTGGGCCAACATGGTTGGCGAATCGCTGGATATCAATGCCGGCGCCGAGGTCACCGGCGGCCCGGTGCAAAACGCCACCCTGGTGCAGACCGGCGACCACGAGTTCGGCATGGTCACCATGGGTCCGGCCCTGGCGGCCTGGGAAGGCGAGAGTGAGTTGGCCCCGGGCTTGGAGCACACCGACATCCGTGCCGTATTCCCCATGTACCAGACCGCCTTCTCGGTGATCACCCTTGAGGGCTCCGGTATCGAGTCCATGGAAGACCTGGACGGCAAGACCGTGGGTATCGGCCCGTCCGGCGGCACCTCCGACATGTACTTCCCGCAGTTCTTCGAGCAGCTTGGCCTCAACGTCCGCACCCGCAACGGCGGTGCCTCCGACCAGGTGGGTCAGCTGCAGGACGGCCTGATCGATGCCTTCGCCTTTGCGGCCGGCATCCCGATCTCCGCCTTCAGCCAGGCCGAGGCCCAGACTGACGTCAACATCTTCTCCGTTACCGAGGACGAGCAGGCCCAGCTGCTGGAGGCCTTCCCGGAGCTGGCCGCCTCCACCATTCCGGCCGACGCCTACCAGACCCTGGACGATGACATCCACGCCATCTCCATCTGGAACTTCGCCATTACGCACAAGGACATGCCCGAGAGTCTGGTCTATGGTGTGACCAAGACCGTGATGGAGAACAACGATGAGATGGTTCAGATTCACGGCGCGTCCAAGGAGACCCTGCCGGAGAACTGGGAGGTCAACGACTGGCTTCCCTTCCACCCCGGTGCGGTCCGCTGGTTCGAAGAGAACGGCTACGACATCCCGGATGATCTGCGCGGCTAA